The DNA sequence CTCCAAGACCCAGCAGGACGCGCTGCTGGCCGCGGTGGAGAACCGGGTGGTGCTGCTGGTGGCGGCCACCACCGAGAATCCGTCGTTCTCGGTGGTCGCCCCGCTGTTGAGCCGGTCGCTGATCCTGCAACTGCGGCCGCTGGGGCCCGAGGACATCGCCACCGTGGTGCGCCGGGCCATCGACGACGAGCGCGGCCTGGGCGGACGCATCGAGGTGGCGCCCGACGCGGTCGACCTGCTGGTCCGGCTGGCGGCCGGAGATGCCCGCCGAGCGCTGACCGCGTTGGAAGTGGCGGCCGAGGCGGGCAAACGGGTGACCGTCGAAATCGTCGAGGGCTCTCTGGATCAGGCCGCGGTGCGCTACGACCGCGACGGTGATCAGCACTACGACGTGATCAGCGCGTTCATCAAGTCAGTGCGCGGCTCCGATGTCGATGCCGCACTGCATTACCTGGCCCGGATGCTGGTCGCCGGGGAGGACCCGCGATTCATCGCCCGCCGGCTGATGATCCTAGCCAGTGAGGACATCGGCATGGGTGATCCGAGCGCGCTGCAGACCGCGGTGGCCGCCGCGCAGACCGTGCAGCTGATTGGCATGCCCGAAGCGCAGCTGACGCTGGCGCACGCCACCGTGCACCTGGCCACCGCACCGAAGTCCAACGCGGTGACCACCGCGCTGGGCGCGGCGATGACCGACATCAGGGCCGGCAAGGCCGGGGCGGTACCGGCGCACCTACGCGACGGCCACTACGGCGGGGCGCAGTCATTGGGCAATGCGGTCGGCTACCGCTACGCCCACGACCATCCCGACGGGGTTGTGCCGCAACAATATCCACCCGACGATCTGGTGGGTGTGGACTACTACCAGCCCACCGGGCGGGGGGCTGAACGCGAGATCGGCGGGCGGTTGGCGCGGCTGCGAGCGATCATCCGCCGGCGCTGATCACCAGGTGCCGGCGGCCAGGTCGGCGAACAGGTTGTTCAGCGTGTCGGGAATTGCGTCCAGCGCCGTCGAGATGCCGGTCAGGCCGTCCTGGAATGCCGCGGTGACCGTGCTCGAATCGCCGGAGGCCAGCGCATCCAGGACGTGGTCGAACGCCACCTGCGGCGGCAGCGCCAAGTCGCGCCAGAGCAGGAACAGATTGCCCAGCACGCCCGGATTCTCCGGGACGGCAAGGCCGGCCCAGCTGAGCAGCGTCCAGCCGTCGGTCGGATTGCCCTCGACCTGGACCAGCCCGGCGTTGGGGATCAACGCCGGCAGCCCGCCGTTCTTCAGCGAGGCGATCACCGTGTCGATCAGTGCCATCGGATCGGGATTCTTGACGTTGAGCATGGTCCAGATAAATGTCGCGGCCTCGCTGCTGAACGCCACGTCGGTGATCTTGCCGTCGTCGCTGACGACCGGATTGGCCATCGCCGTCTGGTACATGGTGTCGACGGATGCGGTGTAGTTGTCGTTGACGACCACCCCGTTGTACTCGTGGGCGCCCGGGATCTGGAAGGTATTGACCAGTCCCAACATCCACAGCACCGTCGCGGCGTCGTAATAGAGGCCGCCGGGGCTCAGCGAGGACTGGTTGGCGAAGATCCCGCCGTCGACTTCGACGATCCCGTTGAGGATCTGCGGGTCCATCCCCTCCAGCTTGGCGAACGGCACCGAGGTTTCCTGGGCGTCGGTGTCCGGCCCCGAGAACAGGCCGGCGACGTGGCCTGGCCCGCCGACGTCGCCGTAGATCTGGTTGGCAGTGTCGGCCGCCTGTTGCTTGCCCAGGTCGCTGATCCCCGCTCCGGGGAACTCGGGGGAGAACGGGACGCGCGCGTTGGCGGGTGCCGCGTCCTCAGCGTGCCGGACGATGTCGATGACGATGTCTTGGGCGGTCAGCGTGATGTTCGGCATGAGGAGCGGCAGAACGTGCGGCGGTGCCGAGATCGGGGCGATGAGCCCGGCGCCGAGCAGTGCGATTCCGGTTGCAGTGCAGCGGTGGAACTTCTTCCCTGACATTCGCGCCCCCTGGTCGTCAGCTGTGGCACGGCATCGACTAGTGAAAATCTCAGGCGAGGGTAAGCGATGTGGGGCGGCAGCAGCAGCCGCTTCCAGGGGCCGCGGCGGGTATTACCAGCAAATACGCAGTATCAGTCGGCGGAGCCGGTCTGGCCCAGCCAGTCGGCGAGTGAGCCTCCGGCGTCCAGAACGTCTTGCTCGGCGATGGCGCGCGCGGCTTCAGAGTCGCGATCAGTCGGTGCCTGGACCAGTTCCTGATGGTCTTCCAGCGAATGGTGCTCGTGCTCGGGGAACACCGTGAGGCCCTCCTCGCGAGCAGACACAGAGTCGCGCGTTGAGGGCCTAGATCGTGCGATTCTCTGTCTGCTCGCGGTGGGAACGGGCCCTACCCTGGAGCTGGTGAACACCGAAGTTCTCGACATCGATACCTCGCGGAGTCGCACTGTCGACCTCACCGAGCAGGTGCGGTCGTTCTGCGCTGGCCACGGTGACGGGCTGTGCAACGTCTTCGTGCCGCATGCGACGGCCGGGGTGGCGATCATCGAGACCGGCGCCGGCTCTGACTCCGACCTGGTCGACACGCTGGAGCGGCTGCTGCCTCGCGACGACCGCTACCGGCACGCGCACGGGTCGCCCGGACACGGCGCGGATCATGTGCTGCCGGCGATCGTGGCGCCGTCGATCACGGTGCCGGTGGCGGACGGTGAACCGCTACTGGGGACTTGGCAGTCGGTGGTCCTGGTCGACCTGAACCGCGATAACCCTCGCCGAAGTGTGCGTTTGAGCTTTGTCGGCGCCGGCGCCACCTGAGGATCCTTGCCTCCAGAGAACGCGATCGGCAGACCGGTACTGTAGTGCCGTCTAAACGGACGAGACGGCGGGAAGCGATAGATAGTGCAGACACACGAGATCAGGAAACGCTTCCTCGATCACTTCGTGAAAGCGGGCCACACCGAGGTGCCCAGCGCTTCGGTGATCCTGGATGACCCCAACCTGTTGTTCATCAACGCCGGCATGGTGCAGTTCGTGCCGTTCTTCCTGGGCCAGCGCACCCCGCCGTACGCCACCGCCACCAGCATCCAGAAGTGCATCCGCACGCCGGACATCGACGAGGTGGGTATCACCACCCGGCACAACACCTTCTTTCAGATGGCCGGGAACTTCTCCTTCGGCGACTACTTCAAGCGCGGGGCGATCGAGCTGGCCTGGACGCTGCTGACGGGCAGCGTCGAAGACGGCGGCTACGGACTGGACCCCGAACGGATCTGGGCCACCGTCTATCTCGACGACGACGAGGCCATCGCGTTGTGGCAGGAGATCGCGGGATTGCCGCTCGAGCGGATCCAGCGCCGCGGGATGGCCGACAA is a window from the Mycobacterium sp. SVM_VP21 genome containing:
- a CDS encoding replication-associated recombination protein A — translated: MPEGVSDGLFDLTGAPAPESNGPGVAPSTPLAVRMRPASLDEVVGQDHLLGQGSPLRRLVDGSGAASVILYGPPGTGKTTLASLISGATGRRFEALSALSAGVKEVRAVIDTARRAAAYGEQTVLFIDEVHRFSKTQQDALLAAVENRVVLLVAATTENPSFSVVAPLLSRSLILQLRPLGPEDIATVVRRAIDDERGLGGRIEVAPDAVDLLVRLAAGDARRALTALEVAAEAGKRVTVEIVEGSLDQAAVRYDRDGDQHYDVISAFIKSVRGSDVDAALHYLARMLVAGEDPRFIARRLMILASEDIGMGDPSALQTAVAAAQTVQLIGMPEAQLTLAHATVHLATAPKSNAVTTALGAAMTDIRAGKAGAVPAHLRDGHYGGAQSLGNAVGYRYAHDHPDGVVPQQYPPDDLVGVDYYQPTGRGAEREIGGRLARLRAIIRRR
- a CDS encoding histidine phosphatase family protein codes for the protein MSGKKFHRCTATGIALLGAGLIAPISAPPHVLPLLMPNITLTAQDIVIDIVRHAEDAAPANARVPFSPEFPGAGISDLGKQQAADTANQIYGDVGGPGHVAGLFSGPDTDAQETSVPFAKLEGMDPQILNGIVEVDGGIFANQSSLSPGGLYYDAATVLWMLGLVNTFQIPGAHEYNGVVVNDNYTASVDTMYQTAMANPVVSDDGKITDVAFSSEAATFIWTMLNVKNPDPMALIDTVIASLKNGGLPALIPNAGLVQVEGNPTDGWTLLSWAGLAVPENPGVLGNLFLLWRDLALPPQVAFDHVLDALASGDSSTVTAAFQDGLTGISTALDAIPDTLNNLFADLAAGTW
- a CDS encoding secondary thiamine-phosphate synthase enzyme YjbQ, with the protein product MNTEVLDIDTSRSRTVDLTEQVRSFCAGHGDGLCNVFVPHATAGVAIIETGAGSDSDLVDTLERLLPRDDRYRHAHGSPGHGADHVLPAIVAPSITVPVADGEPLLGTWQSVVLVDLNRDNPRRSVRLSFVGAGAT